From the Misgurnus anguillicaudatus chromosome 17, ASM2758022v2, whole genome shotgun sequence genome, one window contains:
- the vgll3 gene encoding transcription cofactor vestigial-like protein 3, translating into MSCLDVMYHQSYGAHHYLPATSAAAAAYKAAYYHHHHHQQQQHQQQKKFGAYSRMQDSQEFSSHCGQNKQHTTAKPRPAPELQRDEEQNAGEEERCKETQQPAEAEYLSSRCVVFTYFRGDIGDVVDEHFSRALSQPSTFTGDVKTSRIHSGGPWKDGGSNSESQCGSISSSLWGSGYLSQTSPCVPSSHPDFPHTPAFHPADTGIWSSHNLTQTGLPPHSGLTDSWHYGLGAQSGAGYAHVHEMYPHMHPRHPHAHSHAHHVLHHAHSPALDPRFSPLLIPGVRASCSPTSCTDGIKTELEPSSIPGPTWPASFHGSVDIYETALEQDKAKASVWF; encoded by the exons ATGAGTTGTTTGGATGTTATGTATCATCAGAGTTATGGAGCTCATCATTACCTGCCTGCGACATCAGCGGCAGCTGCGGCGTATAAAGCGgcatattatcatcatcatcatcatcagcaaCAACAGCATCAGCAGCAG AAGAAGTTTGGTGCCTACAGCAGGATGCAGGATTCTCAAGAGTTTTCCTCTCACTGTGGTCAGAATAAGCAGCACACAACGGCGAAGCCCCGTCCTGCTCCTGAGCTCCAGAGAGACGAGGAGCAGAACGCTGGAGAAGAGGAGCGGTGTAAGGAGACGCAGCAGCCTGCTGAGGCGGAGTACTTGAGCTCCAGGTGTGTGGTGTTCACCTATTTTCGTGGAGACATCGGGGACGTGGTGGATGAACATTTTTCCCGAGCTTTGAGTCAGCCTAGCACCTTCACCGGTGATGTTAAAACCAGCAGGATTCATTCTGGAGGACCATGGAAAG ATGGAGGCTCTAACTCTGAGAGTCAGTGTGGCTCTATATCATCGTCTCTGTGGGGCAGCGGCTACCTATCTCAGACCAGTCCGTGTGTCCCCTCCTCGCACCCCGACTTCCCCCACACTCCAGCTTTTCACCCTGCAGACACTGGCATCTGGAGCAGCCACAACCTTACGCAGACCGGCCTGCCCCCACATTCTGGTCTCACTGACTCTTGGCACTACGGCCTGGGAGCCCAGAGCGGAGCGGGATATGCCCACGTTCATGAGATGTACCCTCACATGCATCCGCGGCACCCGCATGCACATTCCCACGCCCATCACGTGCTCCATCACGCTCACAGCCCCGCTCTGGACCCGCGTTTCAGCCCACTTTTGATACCTGGTGTGAGAGCATCTTGTAGCCCGACTTCATGCACAGATGGAATCAAGACAGAGTTGGAACCAAGCAGCATCCCGGGACCTACCTGGCCTGCTTCTTTCCATGGGTCGGTGGATATCTATGAGACAG CACTTGAGCAAGATAAAGCAAAGGCCAGTGTTTGGTTCTGA